In Gemmata obscuriglobus, a single genomic region encodes these proteins:
- a CDS encoding prenyltransferase/squalene oxidase repeat-containing protein, translating to MPDEPEPYLTRLTTRLLDGIERLPEEQRARNVQYLLDAQNPDGGFSGREGGSDLYYTGFALRSLAVLQALNPQVCGSTANFLRTKMTGTAGVVDFFSLVVSCYLVPLGGGPDVLADAPPDWRDRVAATLETFRSPDGGYGKTPAALYGSTYTSFLVTLCLQLLGRPCPEPERLAAFVQSRRRSDGGYVEISAMKRSGTNPTAAGVGVLQILGELDDSAKAETATFLSALPSPFEGGLRANDRIPAADLLSTFTGGWTLDQLGHADKLDWEAVQRYAEECERPIGGFRGGLWDEHTDVEYTFYGLGTLALAAFYAGN from the coding sequence ATGCCCGACGAACCCGAACCGTACCTCACCCGACTCACGACGCGACTGCTCGATGGCATCGAGCGGTTGCCCGAGGAGCAGCGCGCGCGGAACGTTCAATACCTGCTCGACGCGCAAAACCCGGACGGCGGGTTTTCCGGGCGCGAGGGCGGGTCCGACCTGTACTACACCGGTTTCGCGCTGCGCTCGCTGGCGGTTCTTCAGGCCCTCAACCCGCAGGTGTGCGGCAGCACCGCCAACTTCCTGCGCACCAAGATGACCGGCACCGCGGGGGTGGTCGATTTCTTCTCGCTCGTGGTGAGCTGCTACCTGGTGCCGCTCGGCGGCGGGCCGGACGTGCTGGCCGACGCCCCGCCCGACTGGCGCGACCGCGTGGCCGCGACGCTGGAAACGTTCCGCAGCCCGGACGGCGGGTACGGGAAGACGCCGGCGGCGCTGTACGGGAGCACCTACACGAGCTTCCTGGTGACGCTGTGCCTGCAACTGCTCGGGCGCCCGTGCCCCGAGCCGGAGAGGCTGGCGGCGTTCGTACAGTCGCGGCGCCGGTCCGACGGCGGGTATGTGGAAATCTCCGCGATGAAGCGGAGCGGCACCAACCCGACCGCCGCGGGCGTCGGGGTGCTTCAGATCTTGGGCGAACTGGACGACAGCGCGAAGGCCGAGACCGCGACCTTCCTGTCTGCGCTGCCGTCGCCGTTCGAGGGCGGGTTGCGGGCGAACGACCGCATCCCGGCGGCGGACCTGCTCTCGACCTTCACCGGCGGGTGGACGCTGGACCAACTGGGGCACGCGGACAAGCTGGACTGGGAGGCCGTGCAGCGGTACGCGGAGGAGTGCGAGCGGCCGATCGGCGGGTTCCGCGGCGGACTGTGGGACGAGCACACCGACGTGGAGTACACCTTCTACGGCCTCGGCACGCTCGCCCTCGCGGCATTTTACGCCGGAAATTAG
- a CDS encoding acyl-CoA thioesterase, whose translation MTTFTTTRRVEFGDTDMAGIMHFSNFFRFMEVAETDFLNARGLSVSWLEGGVKWGFPRVSASCDYAKPAKFADVLTIAVALEKLGKKSVAYRFDFTNQRGEPIAVGRMTAVFCRAAGPDQIESLEIPPDVRAKMEA comes from the coding sequence ACCACGCGCCGGGTCGAGTTCGGTGACACCGACATGGCCGGCATCATGCACTTCTCGAACTTCTTCCGCTTCATGGAGGTTGCCGAAACCGACTTCCTCAACGCCCGGGGGCTCTCGGTGAGCTGGCTGGAGGGCGGCGTGAAGTGGGGGTTCCCGCGGGTGTCCGCGAGCTGCGACTACGCCAAACCCGCGAAGTTCGCCGACGTGCTCACGATCGCGGTGGCGCTGGAGAAACTCGGCAAGAAGTCCGTGGCGTACCGGTTCGACTTCACGAACCAGCGCGGCGAGCCGATCGCCGTGGGGCGGATGACCGCGGTGTTCTGCCGCGCGGCCGGCCCCGACCAGATCGAGTCGCTGGAGATCCCGCCGGACGTGCGGGCGAAAATGGAAGCGTAA